A single genomic interval of Camelina sativa cultivar DH55 chromosome 11, Cs, whole genome shotgun sequence harbors:
- the LOC104726486 gene encoding probable L-type lectin-domain containing receptor kinase II.1, producing the protein MAGVLGSVGFWIMIGIHVTFLVFAQEGDQFVHYDFRKANLELDGMANTDGGPLQLTNNTNTSTGHAFHKNPIKFTTSTLSSFSFSTEFVFAIFPLQSHAYGHGMAFVVSPTKDLSSNGTANSGLGIFNRTNDNNSTNHILAVELDTHESSEQLDKSNNHVGIDIYSIVSVKSEEASYFNATEGKNTSLLLASGKSILIWIDYDGTEQLLNVTLAPVPTPKPVSPLLSKSIKPSVPLLSRSINLSEIFNETMYVGFSGSTGTIKSDQYILGWSFKKGRGAESLDISMISDPPPSSLPPTAPPTPSPPPSSPRPQSPPPSSGGKKSSLGAVLGTSIATVALILIILGGIVYLYKKKKYSEVLEQWEKEYNPQRYSFRNLYKATKGFRENHLLGAGGFGKVYKGILPSGTQIAVKRVYHDAEQGMKQYVAEIASMGRLRHKNLVQLLGYCRRKGELLLVYDYMPNGSLDDYLFNKNKLKDLTWSQRVNIIKGVASALLYLHEEWEQVVLHRDIKASNILLDADLNGRLGDFGLARFHDRGVNLEATRVVGTIGYMAPELTAMGVTTTWTDVYAFGAFILEVVCGRRPVDPDAPREQVILVKWVASCGRRDALTDTVDSKLIDFKVGEVKQLLKLGMLCSQSNPENRPSMRQILQYLEGNVSVPGISLDNVSLGIPNISHEKVTQMTTTSTSANFSFEDVTILFGGR; encoded by the exons ATGGCTGGAGTTCTAGGATCAGTGGGTTTCTGGATAATGATTGGTATTCATGTAACCTTTTTGGTGTTTGCTCAGGAAGGGGATCAATTTGTGCACTATGACTTCAGGAAAGCAAACCTGGAACTTGATGGAATGGCAAATACCGACGGTGGTCCTTTGCAACTAACGAATAATACAAACACGAGCACCGGTCACGCTTTCCACAAAAACCCCATCAAGTTCACAACGTCTACCCTCAGCTCATTTTCCTTTTCAACAGAGTTTGTCTTTGCAATCTTCCCACTGCAAAGCCATGCCTACGGTCACGGAATGGCTTTTGTGGTATCTCCTACCAAAGACCTCAGCTCAAACGGCACTGCAAATTCAGGTTTAGGGATTTTCAACAGAACAAATGATAACAACTCTACAAACCATATCCTTGCTGTAGAACTTGACACTCATGAAAGCTCTGAGCAATTAGACAAAAGCAATAACCATGTGGGTATTGATATTTACAGTATAGTCTCAGTTAAATCTGAGGAAGCTAGTTACTTTAATGCTACAGAGGGAAAGAACACAAGTTTGTTGCTTGCAAGTGGAAAAAGTATTCTAATCTGGATAGATTATGATGGAACAGAGCAACTACTAAATGTAACGTTAGCTCCAGTACCAACTCCAAAGCCAGTTTCGCCTCTCCTTTCAAAATCCATCAAACCAAGTGTGCCACTCTTGTCAAGATCCATCAATCTTTCCGAAATTTTCAATGAGACGATGTATGTAGGTTTTTCTGGTTCTACAGGCACAATCAAAAGTGACCAGTATATCCTTGGATGGAGTTTCAAGAAAGGCAGAGGAGCAGAGAGCCTTGACATTTCAATGATATCAGATCCCCCACCATCCTCTCTACCACCAACAGCTCCACCAACACCCTCTCCTCCACCATCATCTCCACGACCGCAATCTCCTCCACCATCATCAGGGGGTAAAAAAAGTTCACTTGGAGCGGTTCTAGGCACTAGTATAGCAACAGTTGCTTTGATATTAATAATTCTGGGAGGAATTGTGTAtctttacaagaaaaagaagtacTCAGAGGTTCTTGAACAATGGGAAAAAGAATATAATCCCCAAAGATACTCCTTTAGGAACCTATACAAAGCAACCAAAG GTTTCAGGGAGAATCATCTACTTGGAGCAGGAGGTTTTGGAAAAGTCTATAAAGGAATACTTCCCAGTGGTACACAAATCGCGGTTAAGAGAGTCTACCATGATGCAGAACAAGGAATGAAGCAGTACGTGGCAGAGATTGCTAGTATGGGAAGGCTAAGGCACAAGAACTTGGTTCAGCTCCTCGGTTACTGCAGAAGAAAAGGCGAATTGCTTTTGGTCTATGATTACATGCCAAATGGAAGCCTTGATGACTACTTGTTCAATAAAAACAAGCTGAAAGACCTCACTTGGTCTCAGAGAGTAAATATAATCAAGGGAGTTGCATCTGCCCTCCTGTATCTGCATGAAGAGTGGGAACAAGTTGTGTTACATAGAGATATAAAAGCCAGCAACATTCTTTTAGATGCTGATCTAAATGGAAGGTTGGGAGACTTTGGGTTAGCCAGATTCCATGATCGTGGTGTAAATCTCGAAGCCACACGAGTGGTAGGAACCATTGGCTACATGGCACCAGAGCTTACTGCAATGGGAGTAACAACTACTTGGACGGACGTCTATGCTTTTGGAGCTTTCATCCTTGAAGTGGTATGTGGGAGGAGACCAGTAGACCCTGATGCACCACGTGAACAGGTGATTTTAGTTAAGTGGGTTGCCAGCTGCGGGAGAAGAGATGCTTTAACTGATACTGTTGACAGCAAACTAATAGACTTTAAAGTTGGAGAGGTCAAGCAACTTTTGAAGCTCGGCATGCTCTGTTCACAGAGCAACCCAGAAAACAGACCCAGTATGAGACAGATTTTACAATATCTGGAAGGAAATGTAAGTGTTCCAGGTATATCATTAGACAATGTTTCACTAGGTATACCCAATATAAGCCATGAAAAGGTAACACAAATGACAACCACCTCTACATCAGCTAATTTCTCATTTGAGGATGTTACAATCCTATTTGGCGGTCGCTAA
- the LOC109127446 gene encoding protein SOMBRERO-like: MTTENDYYEEDEGLHFDPTGPEVINSYLKPLLRGEPMEDFIVVKDVYAKEPWLLDHTNHPFLKEGEWYYVTRKTQISKEKVGCGKYSKRKIIGDGIDRGNWNANGKEDIIDEETGKVIGIKQNFTYHRASKNKKQKRGDGSSVSIDVPCNESWIMDEFRLPTDTFQDTVLCKIHKKKWSEKKKKKEKENDHHEEDKLDQELVVPPKIHKKRNFKKKKEKDHHEEASTSTNHDQHDDESSSSSSFWEQQKKEALGGEKVNEQVEAMETERYEDWIEELLLGSDQDLLSIP; this comes from the coding sequence ATGACAACGGAGAACGACTACTACGAAGAGGATGAAGGACTTCACTTTGATCCCACGGGGCCAGAAGTCATCAACAGTTATCTTAAACCACTGCTAAGAGGTGAGCCCATGGAAGACTTTATAGTGGTGAAAGATGTTTATGCCAAGGAGCCATGGTTGTTGGACCACACCAACCATCCTTTTCTCAAGGAAGGTGAGTGGTATTATGTCACTAGAAAGACTCAGATCTCTAAAGAGAAGGTTGGTTGTGGTAAGTACTCGAAGCGGAAGATCATCGGAGATGGCATTGACCGTGGGAACTGGAATGCGAATGGGAAAGAAGATATCATCGACGAGGAAACAGGGAAGGTCATCGGGATAAAGCAAAACTTTACTTATCATAGAGCCAGCAAGaacaagaagcagaagagaggAGACGGCAGTAGTGTTTCTATTGATGTTCCATGCAACGAAAGCTGGATTATGGACGAGTTTAGGCTACCTACTGATACGTTCCAGGACACAGTCCTCTGCAAGATTCACAAGAAAAAAtggtcggagaagaagaagaagaaggagaaggagaatgaTCATCATGAGGAAGATAAGCTTGATCAGGAGCTAGTCGTCCCGCCCAAGATTCACAAGAAAAGGaatttcaagaagaagaaggagaaggatcaTCACGAGGAAGCTTCCACTTCTACTAATCATGATCAGCATGATGatgagtcttcttcatcttcttctttctgggAGCAGCAGAAAAAAGAGGCACTCGGAGGAGAGAAGGTAAATGAGCAGGTTGAAGCCATGGAGACTGAACGGTATGAAGATTGGATTGAAGAGTTGCTGCTGGGCAGTGATCAGGACTTGCTTTCGATACCCTGA
- the LOC104726487 gene encoding D-xylose-proton symporter-like 3, chloroplastic, producing the protein MSFAVSVQSHFSTIPLKRTQFKNPSPRTLLSSSCFESRSVSSYLRLKERTCLVSKPGLVSRYRQILQAGIGAGGEFADSGEVASVASDEPESFSWSSVILPFIFPALGGLLFGYDIGATSGATLSLQSPALSGTTWFNFSPVQLGLVVSGSLYGALLGSISVYGVADFLGRRRELIIAAVLYLLGSLITGCAPDLNVLLVGRLLYGFGIGLAMHGAPLYIAETCPSQIRGTLISLKELFIVLGILLGFSVGSFQIDVVGGWRYMYGFGTPVAILMGLGMWSLPASPRWLLLRAVQGKGPLQEYKEKAMLALSKLRGRPPGDKISEKLVDDAYLSVKTAYEDEKSGGNFLEVFQGPNLKALTIGGGLVLFQQITGQPSVLYYAGSILQTAGFSAAADATRVSVIIGVFKLLMTWVAVAKVDDLGRRPLLIGGVSGIALSLFLLSAYYKFLGGFPLVAVGALLLYVGCYQISFGPISWLMVSEIFPLRTRGRGISLAVLTNFGSNAIVTFAFSPLKEFLGAENLFLLFGGIALVSLLFVILVVPETKGLSLEEIESKILKK; encoded by the exons ATGTCTTTCGCTGTCTCGGTTCAGTCACATTTCTCAACCATACCATTGAAACGAACCCAATTCAAGAACCCTTCTCCTCGTACTTTATTATCAAGCTCGTGTTTTGAATCGAGGTCTGTTTCATCTTACCTCCGTTTAAAGGAACGAACTTGCTTGGTTTCCAAGCCGGGTTTAGTCTCCAGATACAGACAAATACTCCAG GCCGGAATTGGGGCGGGAGGAGAGTTCGCCGACAGTGGAGAAGTTGCTTCGGTTGCCTCTGATGAACCAGAGTCATTTTCTTGGTCTTCTGTGATACTCCC GTTTATATTCCCGGCTTTGGGAGGACTTTTGTTCGGGTATGACATTGGGGCAACCTCCGGTGCTACTCTCTCACTTCAG TCACCTGCGCTTAGTGGAACTACATGGTTTAACTTCTCACCTGTTCAGCTAGGACTTGTG GTGAGTGGATCCTTATATGGAGCCCTTCTTGGTTCAATTTCTGTCTATGGCGTTGCTGATTTCCTTG GAAGAAGGCGAGAACTTATTATAGCTGCTGTTCTCTATCTCCTCGGGTCTCTGATTACTGGCTGTGCCCCTGATCTTAATGTTCTCTTAGTTGGAAGGCTTCTCTATGGCTTTGGTATTGGTTTG GCAATGCATGGGGCTCCCCTCTATATTGCTGAGACATGTCCATCTCAAATCCGTGGAACTCTTATATCTCTGAAGGAGCTCTTCATCGTGTTGGGAATTCTG TTGGGTTTTTCTGTTGGAAGCTTCCAAATTGATGTAGTTGGAGGGTGGCGTTACATGTATGGATTTGGTACCCCTGTTGCTATACTGATGGGACTAGGCATGTGGAGTCTCCCTGCATCTCCTCGCTGGTTGCTTCTTAGAGCTGTCCAAGGTAAAGGACCTTTACAAGAATACAAAGAGAAGGCCATGCTTGCCCTCAGCAAATTACGTGGCAGACCTCCTGGTGACAAAATATCGGAGAAGTTAGTAGATGATGCATATTTATCTGTGAAAACGGCCTATGAAGATGAGAAATCTGGGGGAAACTTCCTGGAAGTGTTCCAAGGGCCTAATTTGAAAGCTTTGACAATTGGTGGAGGTTTAGTCCTTTTCCAGCAG ATTACTGGACAGCCAAGTGTTCTTTATTATGCCGGTTCGATTCTTCAG ACTGCTGGCTtctctgctgctgctgatgcAACTCGAGTCTCTGTTATTATTGGTGTGTTCAAG TTACTGATGACATGGGTAGCTGTTGCGAAAGTTGATGATCTCGGCAGACGACCCTTACTGATTGGAGGTGTCAGCGGCATT GCGCTGTCCTTGTTTTTACTGTCAGCATACTACAAGTTTCTTGGAGGCTTTCCCCTTGTCGCTGTTGGTGCACTGCTTCTCTATGTTGGTTGTTACCAG ATCTCATTTGGACCCATCAGCTGGCTAATGGTGTCAGAGATTTTTCCGCTTCGCACAAGAGGGAGAGGGATTAGTCTTGCAGTTCTTACAAACTTTGGCTCCAATGCTATTGTGACCTTTGCGTTTTCACCCTTGAAG GAATTTCTTGGAGCCGAGAATCTATTCCTTCTCTTTGGAGGGATAGCACTGGTATCACTGTTGTTTGTAATACTAGTAGTTCCAGAGACCAAGGGTCTCAGCTTGGAAGAGATTGAATCCAAAATCTTGAAGAAGTGA
- the LOC104726488 gene encoding uncharacterized protein LOC104726488, protein MVLSTSNSSTTHEYVIDDVISKTRYDLVYSGELDESVLSQIQLKWKTKMIKAGVISGTTMETCSASVNPQPVTPEPNPLLPENAQFLESSPSMSLVMMSPKRECGGFDYIPQQDGARDLVTDPNTYAPYDVDENEELLNEDDDEEDAIDEDDINSIPHLVMCQFDKVRRCKNKWECKFNAGVMQINGKNVLFSEATGDFNF, encoded by the exons ATGGTGTTATCGACGAGCAATAGTAGCACCACACACGAATATGTCATCGACGACGTTATCAGCAAAACTCGATACGATCTCGTTTACAGTGGAGAACTCGATGAGAGTGTTCTTAGCCAGATTCAATTG AAGTGGAAAACGAAGATGATAAAAGCTGGAGTCATAAGCGGTACGACGATGGAGACATGCTCTGCTTCGGTTAATCCACAACCTGTGACTCCGGAGCCAAATCCTCTTCTACCTGAGAATGCTCAATTTCTTGAGTCGAGTCCATCCATG AGCCTTGTGATGATGTCCCCAAAGAGAGAGTGTGGCGGATTTGATTATATTCCTCAGCAAGATGGAGCGAGAGATCTTGTCACAGATCCAAACACTTATGCTCCGTATG ATGTAGATGAGAATGAAGAGCTTTTGAACGAGGACGATGATGAGGAAGACGctattgatgaagatgatatcaACAGCATCCCACATTTGGTCATGTGTCAATTTGATAAG GTGAGGCGTTGCAAGAACAAGTGGGAGTGCAAATTCAATGCTGGCGTTATGCAAATTAACGGCAAAAATGTTCTTTTCTCAGAG GCCACTGGAGATTTTAACTTCTAA
- the LOC104728986 gene encoding 40S ribosomal protein S8-2-like: MGISRDSIHKRRATGDSELVRTQTLVKSAIVQVDAAPFKQWYLQHYGVDIGRKKKAAASKKEGEEGDAVATEEVKKSNHVQRKLEIRQEGRALDSHLEEQFSSGRLLACISSRPGQCGRADGYILEGKELEFYMKKLQKKKGKNAGAA; this comes from the exons ATGG GTATCTCTCGTGATTCAATTCACAAGAGACGTGCCACTGGTG ACAGTGAGCTTGTTCGTACACAAACTCTTGTGAAGAGTGCAATTGTTCAAGTTGATGCTGCTCCGTTTAAACAATGGTATCTCCAACATTATGGAGTTGATATTGGTCGTAAGAAGAAAGCTGCTGCAAGCAAGAAAGAAGGAGAG GAAGGAGATGCGGTAGCCACGGAGGAAGTGAAGAAAAGCAATCATGTTCAAAGGAAGCTTGAGATCCGACAAGAAGGCAGAGCACTTGACTCTCACCTTGAAGAGCAGTTTAGCAGTGGAAGGTTGCTTGCATGTATCTCATCAAGACCTGGACAATGTGGCCGTGCTGATGG GTACATATTGGAAGGAAAAGAGCTCGAATTCTACATGAAGAAACTTCAAAAGAAGAAGGGCAAGAATGCTGGTGCTGCATAG